Proteins encoded by one window of Streptomyces sp. LX-29:
- the tuf gene encoding elongation factor Tu, with protein MGKAKFERTKPHVNIGTIGHIDHGKTTLTAAITKVLHDAYPDLNPFTPFDEIDKAPEERQRGITISIAHVEYQTESRHYAHVDCPGHADYVKNMITGAAQMDGAILVVAATDGPMPQTKEHVLLARQVGVPYIVVALNKADMVDDEEILELVELEVRELLTQYEFPGDDIPVVKVSALKALEGDAEWGQTVLELMKAVDEHIPEPERDVDKPFLMPVEDVFTITGRGTVVTGRIERGILQVNQEVEIVGIHPEKTKTTVTGIEMFRKLLDEGRAGENVGLLLRGIKREDVERGQVVVKPGSITPHTDFEGQAYILSKDEGGRHTPFFTGYRPQFYFRTTDVTGVAHLPEGTEMVMPGDNTTMTVELIQPIAMEEGLKFAIREGGRTVGAGQVTKIVK; from the coding sequence GTGGGCAAGGCGAAGTTCGAGCGGACCAAGCCGCACGTCAACATCGGCACCATCGGCCATATCGACCACGGCAAGACCACGCTGACCGCGGCGATCACCAAGGTGCTGCACGACGCGTACCCGGACCTCAACCCGTTCACCCCGTTCGACGAGATCGACAAGGCCCCGGAGGAGCGGCAGCGTGGCATCACCATCTCCATCGCGCACGTCGAGTACCAGACCGAGTCGCGTCACTACGCGCACGTCGACTGCCCGGGCCACGCCGACTACGTGAAGAACATGATCACCGGCGCGGCGCAGATGGACGGCGCCATCCTGGTGGTCGCCGCCACCGACGGCCCGATGCCGCAGACCAAGGAGCACGTGCTGCTGGCCCGCCAGGTCGGCGTGCCCTACATCGTGGTGGCGCTGAACAAGGCCGACATGGTGGACGACGAGGAGATCCTGGAGCTGGTCGAGCTGGAGGTACGCGAGCTGCTGACGCAGTACGAGTTCCCCGGCGACGACATCCCGGTCGTCAAGGTCTCCGCGCTGAAGGCGCTGGAGGGCGACGCGGAGTGGGGTCAGACCGTCCTGGAGCTGATGAAGGCGGTCGACGAGCACATCCCCGAGCCGGAGCGCGACGTCGACAAGCCGTTCCTGATGCCGGTCGAGGACGTCTTCACCATCACCGGCCGCGGCACGGTGGTCACCGGCCGGATCGAGCGCGGCATCCTCCAGGTGAACCAGGAGGTGGAGATCGTCGGCATCCACCCGGAGAAGACCAAGACCACGGTCACCGGCATCGAGATGTTCCGCAAGCTGCTGGACGAGGGGCGGGCCGGTGAGAACGTGGGTCTGCTGCTGCGCGGCATCAAGCGTGAGGACGTGGAGCGCGGCCAGGTGGTGGTCAAGCCGGGGTCGATCACCCCGCACACCGATTTCGAGGGGCAGGCGTACATCCTGTCCAAGGACGAGGGCGGCCGGCACACCCCCTTCTTCACCGGCTACCGCCCGCAGTTCTACTTCCGGACCACGGACGTCACCGGCGTGGCGCACCTGCCGGAGGGCACCGAGATGGTGATGCCGGGCGACAACACCACGATGACGGTGGAGCTGATCCAGCCGATCGCCATGGAGGAGGGCCTGAAGTTCGCCATCCGCGAGGGCGGCCGCACGGTGGGCGCCGGCCAGGTCACGAAGATCGTCAAGTAG